GTGAAACGCTCAGCAGTGGCCACCATTCCTTCGCTCTTCCAGGGCAGCAGTTCAATGGCCTGTTGCAGGTCGGCCACACATTGATCCCAGATGGTATCGCGACTGACACGTGAAGAAGAGAAGGTGGTCAATTGAGCTGTTGGTTCCAGTGCGAATGGCACATCGCCGAAGAACCGAACCAGGTTCCAATAGGCATAAGCTCTGATGGCCAGCGATTCACCCAAAAGGGCATCGACCTTTTTCTGATCAGCATCTGACGAAGTCTGCATGTTAGGCAGGTTTGCAATGCTCACATTGGCGTACTCAATGGCTTTGTACATTGTGGTGTAGGTAGAGTTGAGCATTCCTGTGAGGTTAGTGTAGTCATAGTTTGACATGACATACTTTGAATTAGATTCCGTGGAGCTGGATTCGTCGGTACCCATCAGCAACTGATAACCGAGCTCTTGTGTATGCAGGAATGGGTAAGCACCCACAACAGTCATCTCAGCTCTGTTGATTGAGGCGAATATGGAGGAGCTGTCTGCTTTCGACTCCGAGGGCATGTCCAGCCAATCCTGGCATGCGGTAAAGAGTGCGAAGAAGGCACCAATGGCAAGAATATGTATTGTTGTTTTCATATCATTAAAGTTAATAGATTGTGATTAAAATTTCAGGTTTACACCTACCACCCAGCTCTTGGACCGGGGATATGATGAATTATCAATGCCCGGCGTGAGGGCGCTGCCCGATGCAGACACCTCAGGGTCATACCCGGTGTAGCGAGTGAAGGTATGGATGTTGTTCAGTGTACAATAGAAACGTACATTGCTGATCTTGGCCTGCTGGACGAGCTGACCGGGAAGCGTATAACCAAATGTGATAGTGTTAAGACGCAGGTAGGATCCATCTTCCAGATAGTAACTGCTGTGATCACTGATTGCCGTTTTATTGTTCTGGGAAATGTTCCAGAGAGTGGAGCTGTCGTGCTGATTTGGGTTGAGAGCAGCCAATCTTTCCAGATCGGTAGCTTCTCTGCCGGTCAGTGGGTCAATCAGCATGAAACGGTCTGCCATTTTAGCCACGCTGTTCTGGTTGGCCATGTAGGGACCGATAAAACGCTGGGTACTCATGTTGAACACCTCGTTGCCGTATACAAAGTTCATGAACAATGTCAGGTCGAACCCTTTATAGGTAAAGGTATTGTTGAGCCCCCCCGTGAATTTCGGCTGTGCATTTCCAATCACTGTGCGATCGTTCACCGAGAATACTGGAAATCCGTCCCCGTCTTTTTCACCTGCTACATCCTTATATTTCACATCACCTGGTTTCACCCCTGCACGTGCACTTCCTTTGAGATATGGCACATCGTCGTTGAGCCTGTAGGAGCCGTCTCCGGTCTGAGTGAAATCATTGGTGGTGTAAATACCATCGTAGATTAGGCCATAATATTGTCCCAAAGGCGATCCAACCTCAATCTTGTATCCCATGCGCGAGCTGTAATCCTGAATGAAGTAATTCAACTCACTGTCACCATACAGCGCCAACACCTTCGACCGGTTAAACGAGATGTTGAAGTCGGTCATCCATGAAAAATCATTGGTACGCACATTCACGGTGTTCAGGATCATTTCAACACCACGGTTGCGAATCGATCCCAGGTTCTGTATCTGGTTGGTGTAACCGGTAGAGCTGGGAATTTTATTCGAAATCAACAGGTTGTCAGATTCGTTGTTGTAGAGATCAACAGAGAGGTTGATTCGGCTCCTAAACAACGTGAGGTCAAGACCAAGATTGGTCGTGGTGGTTTTCTCCCATCGCAGTTCAGGATTACCCAAAGTAGATCCGGGTACGTAAGTGATGAAATCAGCCCCGTTATAGCCGTAATGCCCCGATCCGTAATTGGTGGCATACATGTTGTTGTCAATGTTGTTGTTACCTGCTGTACCGTAGCCTAAACGAAGTTTCAGGTTGTCAAGGTTATCGAATGATTCCATAAAACTCTCTTCAGAGATACGCCAGGCGGCCGAGGCCGAAGGGAAGTATCCCCATTGATTTCCCCGTGCGAACTTTGAGGAACCGTCGGCACGCAGTGTTCCGGTGAAGAGATAGCGATCATTGTAGTTGTAGAAGAGACGACCGAAACCCGACACGATGCCACTTCTATCCTTCCCAGAGTTCCATGTGTAGGGTGCCCCCATACTCACATCGTTCAGGCCGAAGTTACCATCGGAAAATGAACGATATTCGTTGTTCAGGTACATGCTCTCCACATAGTACGTCTCCTGACCAAGCAACACATTGAAGTTGTGCAGTTCATTGAAGTCAAAACCATAGTTTAATGTGTTTGTGATCTGCCATGAGAAGCGCTCGTTGTTGTTGCGGGAGCCATAACCGAATGGACTCATATTTGCTTTGGCCTGTTTGGTACTACCGTCGTCCCAGTAATCCTGACGCACCTGTTGCCACATATAGCTGCCGGAGGTACGGAACGTGAGGTCTTCCATCAGGTCAATCTCCAATCCGGCGTTCAGATTGGCCAGACGTGTGAAACGCTTGTTGGAGATGGCCAGGTTGTCCAGGATTGGGTTTTGTGCGTCATAATTGGCGTCGTTCATGATGTCACCGATAACAGTACCAATATCAGAATTTACCATTTCCTCGTTAGTCCATCTTACACCTCCGGTCACGGGTTGCAGAATTGTCTGCTTAAGCTTACCACCAAGAGAACCGCCACCATCGATGCTTGACGCCTGGAGACTGGAAGAGAAATCGAGACGTACACCTTTCCATAACTCGTGGTTTATTTTGCTGCGAATGCTGTTCTTCTGATAGCCGTGGCGATCCATGATGCCATCTTCACCTGTATAATTGTAACTCAAGATATATTTGGTCTTGTCACTGCCACCTGATACATTCACATTATGGTTATTGGTCAAACCGGTATTTCCAAATACGAGATCCTGCCAGTCGATAGCTGCACGATTGCCGTACTCTGAAGCTATACGGTCATATGCACCACTATAGAATTCCGATGAGTTGATATCACCGCCGAAAAAGTTGGCAAAAGAGTTGATTTCTCCACGAAGCGTTTGAAACTCGTACTGATACTTCACATAATCCTCTACACCGAGCAGATCGAGCCTCTTGCCCAAGCGATCAAAGCTGATAAAACCGTTGTAGGAGACTTCCGTCTTGCCCGATTTACCCGATTTGGTGGTGATAAGAATCACCCCGTTGGATCCGCGTGCCCCATAAATTGCAGTAGCAGATGCATCTTTCATCACATCAATGGACTCAATGTCGTTGATGTCGATATGACGCAAACCATTCTCCATCTGAAAACCATCCACAATGTATAGCGGTTCGGTTCCCTGTGTGATGGAAGTTCCGCCTCGTACAGTAATCTGAATGTCTGCACCTGGCGCACCGCTCTGCTTGACAACATTGACACCTGCTACCTTCCCAGTAATGGCCTGAGCTGCAGTGGTGACTGGTATCTTCGCGATATCACTCCCACTGATGGATGAGGTAGAACCGGTCAAATCTTTCTTGCGTGCGGTACCATAGCCAATCACTACCAATTCATCAAGTAACATCTCATCCGATCGCAGAGTGATGTTGAACTGACGTCGATTGCCTACCGTCACCCGTTGTGATTCGAAGCCCATATAGATAAATGTCAACACACTCCCTTCATCCGGCACATTCAATGTGAAGTTACCGTCAATGTCGGTGATGGTACCCATTGTTGTACCTTCCACCTGGATACTCACACCCGGAAGTGTTTCTGTTCCGTCCGTAACATTACCTCTTACGCTGATTCCATTTTGTGCAGCCAACGAACCGCACACTGCAAAAAAGGTCAAGATTAATAAAAGATGTCTGTTGAAAGATCTTTTCCCATTTTTCATGTTCTTTTTCATGTTATTGTAAATTTTTAATAAAATATTGAAAGAAAAGGATTGATAATTGCAACTATTGAGACGACTTTACATGGTAAGAAATCATTAAATCTAATCAATCGCAAGAATCCTGTCTATCACTGGCAACAAATGTATCATGACAGGAGATAACTGCACTGTAAAATTGTTCCGATACTCCCTACCAAGATACAGAGAGCAATATTCTGCGTTCAACGAACCGGACATATTGTCACAAACCCCGATTTTTGTTCATATCATCACAATTTGTTGATAAATACAATACCTTTTTTATATTTTTGCGTAAACCCCGATTCGATGATCCATTCATCTCAGATAAAAAGAGTCCTGCTCACCTTCGTCTCTCTGATGCCATTGTTGTTATATAGCAACGAAGGGATCCGGATTGACCATATTGACAACAAAGATGGATTGTCACACAACACGGTAAGGTATATCATCCAGGATCACCAGGGATTGATTTGGATAGCTTCCGTGAATGGACTAAACCGATACGATGGTTATAACTTTTCATCATTCTATCCTGAATTTTCCACACTCTCGCTTTCGGAGAACAATATAAGGATGATGTATGAAGACCAGCAGGCTTATCTCTGGATACAGACATCCTCCCGGTACTTTAACTGTTACAATCTCAACAACGAGTCATTTGTCGATTACACAGGAGATGGCGAAGCCCGTCAGTATCGCAACATAAAGGAAGCCTCAAATGGTGATATCTGGCTCTGGGGAACACAACAGGGTCTGTGCCACGTCACTCACCAGGAGACAGGTCTGTCGGGGAAACTTTATGACAAAAACAATATCGGCACCGATAATATCTCCTTTGTACTGGAAGATTCATCGGGAAATATCTGGGCCGGCACCGACAAAGGCCTGTTTAGCTTTAACAATGGAATGTTTCATCAGCCTGGTGAGAAAATGAGACGTTATCAGTTTCACAGTGCATTTGAATCAGGTGAAAAGCTCTGTTTTCTGACAAACAATGCTGAAATTGTGATCTATGATCAGCATAACAGGCATTTTCTTCCGGTGATCAATTATGCTCTCCAATTCCCGGGATTTCAAATCTACGAAACAGAATTAGTGGATGATGACCAAATTATCATCACAGGAAACCATTCCATGCTGATCTTTCACATTCCTTCTATGAAGGTTAACAACATCAGCTCTCTACTCAAGGGTGAAACCATCCGGGAGGGATATATTGTCAGAGACAACAAAGATAAGCCATGGGTCTACAACAAATCGGGTTTTGTATGGCATTACAACGCAGAGAAAGAAGCATTCAACAAATACCAATTGATTCCCGAACCGGTGCTTTCATTCATTGATCACGAAAGATATTCCATCTTCACCGATTCGAGAGAGATTACATGGATTTCTACCTATGGGAACGGATTGTTTGCCATCAAACAAAATGGAGAGATCGATCATTATACCACTTCAAACAGTGATCTCCGCACCAATTACCTACTCTATGTGACAGAAGATCATACCGGAAGCATCTGGGTGGGAACAGAAAATGCAGGCATTGCTAAATTCTCTTTCGCAGAACAGGCGAGGACACAACTGATACCTCCTTCACTACGTACAGCGACACACGAACAAACAGTCAGAAGTATTTATGAGGACCGCAACGAAAACCTGTGGATGGGCACCAGGAATGGAGATATCTGTGTTTATGACAGCAGCGGGCACAGAAAAGACCTGTTTAGTGGCAAGCAAAAGGGAATCTACACCATCCAGGCGGATCGTGAAGGGAACATCTGGATGGGCACAAAAGGAGATGGATTAAGAATCTTTCCCGCCGATGACTTGTCGGGCAGGAGCTTTTCCTACCTGCTATCTGAGGAGAGAGATGCAGGTGAGAACAGCATCTATTCAATTCTGTGTGACAGCGAGGGACGCATGTGGATCGGCTCCTTTGGCAATGGACTGTTCCTTTGTGAGTGGGAAGACAAAGAGTTGCACAGTCTCAGATTCAATCAGATCTCAGAGACACAAAGACAGGTCAGGTCACTCATACAGGACAAGGATGGCTACATCTGGTCGGGAGGTGAAAACGGTGTGGTCATCTTTCATCCCGACAGCTTGATTCAGGATGGTACCAACTACGAATGGTACTACTTCGACAAGGAGGATCCGGAATCATTGAACAACAATATAGTCAAAACTGTTTTCGAGGACTACACTGGGCGCATCTGGTTGGGAACAGCGGGTGGAGGCATCAACCTGGCCACAAAGAGTTCTTCTGAGGAAAGATACCGCTTCACCCACTACACAACGGAGAATGGCTTGACGAACAACATCATACAGGCAATTATAGAAGACCACAACCATAAGCTGTGGATCAGCACCGAAAGCGGACTATCCAAATTTGACGTGGGAGAAGGTTTTTTTGAGAACTACAATTTTGTTGACCGTTGGGAAAGCGATTATTTTTCAGAGTCTGTTGCTTTGAAAAGAGCGAACGGAAACCTTTTGTTTGGGAGTTACAGTGGTTTATACATCATTGATCCAAACGCTTTTGAGAAACAGTCCAAGCCACTGTCAACCCTATTGACCGACATGAGCATCAATGGGGTCAGTGTCTCTCCAAACAGTCAGGATACACCTTTAAGGGAGAGTATTACCCAGACAGGGCAGATCCGTCTCCGGTATAACCAGAACTCATTCGCACTTGCATTCTCCTCACTCAACTATCAGGAAATACATTCAAGCAGATATACCTACATCCTGGAGAATTATGACAAGGCGTGGAATCCGATCACGCAACACAATGTGGCGACCTATAAGAATGTACCTCCGGGAAAGTACCGTTTCAAGGTGAAAAGTGTCTCCAACATGATGGACAACCCTGAGAGAGTACTGGAGATTGTCATCAAACCACCATTCTGGCGATCACCAGGGGCTCTGATCCTCTATCTGATAACAGGTTTGTTACTGTTATACGTAACAGTGATCACCCTGATGAAGATGAACCGACTGAACAATGAAATCATCGTCGAGAAAAAGATGACTGCTCACCGCCTGCAATTCTTCACCAATATCTCACATGAGTTCAGGACTCCGCTTACACTTATTCGGGGCAGCATTGAAAGCATCTATGAGCAACAGCTCACACCGGTATTAAAGAAGCAGCTCGACACACTGAATAGAAGCTCTGAAAAGCTGATGAGGTTGATTGACCAGCTGCTCGCATTCAGAAAACTACAACATGAAGAGCTGGATCTGCGGCTTGAGAAGACTGATATCGTCTCATTTCTGCGAGAGATTTATGAGGTCTTTACCGAAACGGCTGAGAGAAAAGAGATCGAATACAGTTTTGAGACAACAGAAGAATCAAAAATGATTGTCACGGACAGAGGAAAAATGGAGATGATCATCTTCAACCTCTTGTCAAACGCCTTTAAACACACTCCACAAAAAGGAAAGATCAGAATAGAGGTTGCTTTCAACGAACCGGAAAAGCTCTGTACAGTAACTGTTTCTGACTCCGGTATTGGCATCCCACCCGAAAAACGAGAACTGCTATTTCAGCGGTTCAAACAGATCAGCTATTCCCCTACAGGGATAGGGATAGGCCTACACCTCTCAGCTGAACTGGCCAGGGTGCTTCATGGCAGAATCGATTACCGAGATTCTAATTGGTCTGGAGCCAGTTTTACACTCTCCTTCCCAATGAGAGCAGAACCTTCTGAGATTACTGAAAAAAAATACGATTCAGATGTATCAGTAAACGAACCGGAAACAGAAGCAGTGGGTGGTTTCATCTCTGCAGAGACAGCATCAGTGATACTAACGCCTGGACATAAACATAAGATCCTGCTGATTGAAGATGATGAGGAGATTAGTGCTTTCCTCAAAGACAAACTAAGTAACTATTTCGAGCTATCGTCAGCATCCAACGGGCTGAGTGGTCTGGAAACAGCAATCAAATCACCCCCCGATCTAATCGTTTGTGATGTAATGATGCCTGAAATGAATGGTTTTGAGGTGACAAGGAAGATCAAAGAGGATTTTGAAACCAGCCACATTCCCATCATTCTGCTAACCGCATACTCCTCTGCTGAACATCAACTGGAGGGAATTGACGCCGGAGCGGATGCCTATATCATCAAACCATTCAGCATCCATTACCTGATTACACGCATTCGTAAATTAATTGAACAGCGTGAGAAACTGCTATACAAGTTAGCACATGAACCGGGAATGACAAGTGCCATACCATTGCAGACTTCTGAGAAAGACAGGCTTTTTATTGAGAAAATCCACCAGGTGATGGCGATTCACCTGAAAGATACTCAGTTTTCAGTCGATGACTTTGCGAAAGAGATGAACATGGGCAGAACCCTCTTTTACAAAAAAATTAAGGGAATCACCAATTACTCACCCAACGAATATTTTCGTATCATCCGACTCAAAAAAGCTTCGGAACTAATGAAGAACAATGAGATGAATGTGGCAGAAATTGCATACGAGGTTGGATTCAACGATCCCGATTACTTTAGTAAGTCTTTCAAAAAACAGTTTGGCATCACTCCCACACAATTCCGAAGCGGCAACAAAAATAATTAAACAAATATTGATGATTTATCTTATAACGATTGTGATCGGTGATATTGATGTAGGCTGTAGCAATACTTTTATGTGGCAGAATGCTGATAAGAAGCACCATTGCATCAAAATGTCATCATATAGCCGATAGGATAATAATTCGTGTAGCAGATACCTCGCAAAACAATTAGAAATGTTTTGAAGTCGCAAAATAAAATAGTAAATTTGCCCTGCTACGTTTTTTAGACAAAATAATCATCAAACATTAAAATATATGAAAACAAATTATGAATTGCGCTACGCTGCCCATCCGGAGGATGCGAAATCTTACGACACGCAGCGGCTGCGCCGTGACTTTCTGATTGGGAAGCTTTTTGCTGCCGATGAGGTGAACATGGTATACTCCATGTACGACCGCATGATTGTGGGTGGTGCCATGCCTGTGGGTGAATCATTGCACCTGGAGGCTATCGACCCGCTCAAACAACCCAGTTTCCTTTGCCGACGCGAGCTGGGGATTTTCAACGTTGGCGGAAAAGGAAAGGTGAAAGTAGGTGAAACGGTTTTCACTCTCGACTACAAAGAGGCACTCTACATCGGCTCCGGTGAACGGGAGGTATACTTCGAAAGCGATGATGCTTCAAAGCCGGCCAAATTCTACTTTAACTCCACCAATGCACATAAGAATTATCCAGACAAGAAAATTACCAAGGCCGACGCCGTAGTAGCGGAGATGGGCTCACTGGAGGGATCCAACCACCGCAACATCAACAAGATGATTGTGAACCAGGTGTTGCCCACCTGCCAGCTGCAAATGGGAATGACCGAACTGGCGACCGGCAGTGTCTGGAACACTATGCCGGCACATGTTCACTCCCGCAGGATGGAGGCATACTTCTATTTCGAGGTTCCTGAGGATCAGGCTGTCTGCCACTTCATGGGTGAAGCCGAAGAGACCCGTCACATCTGGATGAAGGGCGATCAGGCTGTGCTCTCCCCTGAATGGTCAATTCACGCCGGCGCCGCTACCTGTAACTACACTTTTATCTGGGGTATGGGTGGCGAAAACCTGGACTATGGCGATCAGGATTTTTACAAGATTACAGACTTAAAATAACAACGAACAATGGTTAATTTTTCATTGGAAGGTAAGGTTGCTCTGGTCACCGGAGCATCATACGGAATAGGGTTTGCCATGGCCACAGCTCTGGCGGAGGCAGGAGCCACCATCGTATTCAACGACATCAAACAGGAACTGGTGGACAAAGGTATTGCCAACTATCAGGAAAAAGGCATCAAAGCACACGGTTACGTCTGTGACGTGACGAACGAAGATCAGGTAAACGATTTCGTGGCACGGGTTACCAAAGAGGTAGGGGTGATTGACATCCTGGTAAACAACGCCGGCATCATCAAGCGAATCCCGATGCATGAGATGAGTGCAGCCGAGTTCCGTCAGGTGATCGACATCGACCTGAATGGTCCCTTCATCGTTTCCAAGGCGGTGATTCCTCATATGATCAAGAAAGGTCACGGTAAGATCATCAACATTTGCTCCATGATGAGTGAACTGGGTCGCGAGACCGTATCGGCCTATGCCGCAGCCAAGGGTGGCCTGAAGATGCTCACCAAGAACATTTGCTCCGAATATGGTGAACACAACATCCAGTGCAACGGCATCGGACCCGGATACATCGCCACCCCCCAGACCGCACCCCTCCGGGAGAAACAGGCCGACGGCACACCCCATCCCTTCGACTCGTTCATCATTGCCAAAACTCCGGCTACACGATGGGGTACACCTGAAGACTTGATGGGACCGGCTGTTTTCCTTGCATCCGACGCATCGAACTTTGTGAATGGTCATATACTATACGTGGATGGAGGCATCCTAGCCTACATCGGAAAGCAACCCTAACCAAACAAGTCCCAATCCCAACCTCCACACAAGGAGGTTGGGCTAACTTCAACCAGTTGCAATGAATAATAGATTTCTTGGATTGTTGATGCTGGCCATCCTCATCGGAGGCTGCACCACACAGAAAAGTGAAGTGACGCTGAGAGTACAAAACAGCGGTACCGGC
This genomic window from Dysgonomonadaceae bacterium zrk40 contains:
- a CDS encoding TonB-dependent receptor, with amino-acid sequence MKNGKRSFNRHLLLILTFFAVCGSLAAQNGISVRGNVTDGTETLPGVSIQVEGTTMGTITDIDGNFTLNVPDEGSVLTFIYMGFESQRVTVGNRRQFNITLRSDEMLLDELVVIGYGTARKKDLTGSTSSISGSDIAKIPVTTAAQAITGKVAGVNVVKQSGAPGADIQITVRGGTSITQGTEPLYIVDGFQMENGLRHIDINDIESIDVMKDASATAIYGARGSNGVILITTKSGKSGKTEVSYNGFISFDRLGKRLDLLGVEDYVKYQYEFQTLRGEINSFANFFGGDINSSEFYSGAYDRIASEYGNRAAIDWQDLVFGNTGLTNNHNVNVSGGSDKTKYILSYNYTGEDGIMDRHGYQKNSIRSKINHELWKGVRLDFSSSLQASSIDGGGSLGGKLKQTILQPVTGGVRWTNEEMVNSDIGTVIGDIMNDANYDAQNPILDNLAISNKRFTRLANLNAGLEIDLMEDLTFRTSGSYMWQQVRQDYWDDGSTKQAKANMSPFGYGSRNNNERFSWQITNTLNYGFDFNELHNFNVLLGQETYYVESMYLNNEYRSFSDGNFGLNDVSMGAPYTWNSGKDRSGIVSGFGRLFYNYNDRYLFTGTLRADGSSKFARGNQWGYFPSASAAWRISEESFMESFDNLDNLKLRLGYGTAGNNNIDNNMYATNYGSGHYGYNGADFITYVPGSTLGNPELRWEKTTTTNLGLDLTLFRSRINLSVDLYNNESDNLLISNKIPSSTGYTNQIQNLGSIRNRGVEMILNTVNVRTNDFSWMTDFNISFNRSKVLALYGDSELNYFIQDYSSRMGYKIEVGSPLGQYYGLIYDGIYTTNDFTQTGDGSYRLNDDVPYLKGSARAGVKPGDVKYKDVAGEKDGDGFPVFSVNDRTVIGNAQPKFTGGLNNTFTYKGFDLTLFMNFVYGNEVFNMSTQRFIGPYMANQNSVAKMADRFMLIDPLTGREATDLERLAALNPNQHDSSTLWNISQNNKTAISDHSSYYLEDGSYLRLNTITFGYTLPGQLVQQAKISNVRFYCTLNNIHTFTRYTGYDPEVSASGSALTPGIDNSSYPRSKSWVVGVNLKF
- a CDS encoding response regulator, with product MIHSSQIKRVLLTFVSLMPLLLYSNEGIRIDHIDNKDGLSHNTVRYIIQDHQGLIWIASVNGLNRYDGYNFSSFYPEFSTLSLSENNIRMMYEDQQAYLWIQTSSRYFNCYNLNNESFVDYTGDGEARQYRNIKEASNGDIWLWGTQQGLCHVTHQETGLSGKLYDKNNIGTDNISFVLEDSSGNIWAGTDKGLFSFNNGMFHQPGEKMRRYQFHSAFESGEKLCFLTNNAEIVIYDQHNRHFLPVINYALQFPGFQIYETELVDDDQIIITGNHSMLIFHIPSMKVNNISSLLKGETIREGYIVRDNKDKPWVYNKSGFVWHYNAEKEAFNKYQLIPEPVLSFIDHERYSIFTDSREITWISTYGNGLFAIKQNGEIDHYTTSNSDLRTNYLLYVTEDHTGSIWVGTENAGIAKFSFAEQARTQLIPPSLRTATHEQTVRSIYEDRNENLWMGTRNGDICVYDSSGHRKDLFSGKQKGIYTIQADREGNIWMGTKGDGLRIFPADDLSGRSFSYLLSEERDAGENSIYSILCDSEGRMWIGSFGNGLFLCEWEDKELHSLRFNQISETQRQVRSLIQDKDGYIWSGGENGVVIFHPDSLIQDGTNYEWYYFDKEDPESLNNNIVKTVFEDYTGRIWLGTAGGGINLATKSSSEERYRFTHYTTENGLTNNIIQAIIEDHNHKLWISTESGLSKFDVGEGFFENYNFVDRWESDYFSESVALKRANGNLLFGSYSGLYIIDPNAFEKQSKPLSTLLTDMSINGVSVSPNSQDTPLRESITQTGQIRLRYNQNSFALAFSSLNYQEIHSSRYTYILENYDKAWNPITQHNVATYKNVPPGKYRFKVKSVSNMMDNPERVLEIVIKPPFWRSPGALILYLITGLLLLYVTVITLMKMNRLNNEIIVEKKMTAHRLQFFTNISHEFRTPLTLIRGSIESIYEQQLTPVLKKQLDTLNRSSEKLMRLIDQLLAFRKLQHEELDLRLEKTDIVSFLREIYEVFTETAERKEIEYSFETTEESKMIVTDRGKMEMIIFNLLSNAFKHTPQKGKIRIEVAFNEPEKLCTVTVSDSGIGIPPEKRELLFQRFKQISYSPTGIGIGLHLSAELARVLHGRIDYRDSNWSGASFTLSFPMRAEPSEITEKKYDSDVSVNEPETEAVGGFISAETASVILTPGHKHKILLIEDDEEISAFLKDKLSNYFELSSASNGLSGLETAIKSPPDLIVCDVMMPEMNGFEVTRKIKEDFETSHIPIILLTAYSSAEHQLEGIDAGADAYIIKPFSIHYLITRIRKLIEQREKLLYKLAHEPGMTSAIPLQTSEKDRLFIEKIHQVMAIHLKDTQFSVDDFAKEMNMGRTLFYKKIKGITNYSPNEYFRIIRLKKASELMKNNEMNVAEIAYEVGFNDPDYFSKSFKKQFGITPTQFRSGNKNN
- the kduI gene encoding 5-dehydro-4-deoxy-D-glucuronate isomerase, with the protein product MKTNYELRYAAHPEDAKSYDTQRLRRDFLIGKLFAADEVNMVYSMYDRMIVGGAMPVGESLHLEAIDPLKQPSFLCRRELGIFNVGGKGKVKVGETVFTLDYKEALYIGSGEREVYFESDDASKPAKFYFNSTNAHKNYPDKKITKADAVVAEMGSLEGSNHRNINKMIVNQVLPTCQLQMGMTELATGSVWNTMPAHVHSRRMEAYFYFEVPEDQAVCHFMGEAEETRHIWMKGDQAVLSPEWSIHAGAATCNYTFIWGMGGENLDYGDQDFYKITDLK
- a CDS encoding gluconate 5-dehydrogenase, which translates into the protein MVNFSLEGKVALVTGASYGIGFAMATALAEAGATIVFNDIKQELVDKGIANYQEKGIKAHGYVCDVTNEDQVNDFVARVTKEVGVIDILVNNAGIIKRIPMHEMSAAEFRQVIDIDLNGPFIVSKAVIPHMIKKGHGKIINICSMMSELGRETVSAYAAAKGGLKMLTKNICSEYGEHNIQCNGIGPGYIATPQTAPLREKQADGTPHPFDSFIIAKTPATRWGTPEDLMGPAVFLASDASNFVNGHILYVDGGILAYIGKQP